From a region of the Nonlabens dokdonensis DSW-6 genome:
- a CDS encoding LexA family transcriptional regulator, producing the protein MAQEISTEAKRFKQVREDLGKTQSEFADLLDAGSTTADIERGKKKITGKIVTELLRQFNVNPLWLYGNSYNKYLETSTSTAPKIITMDTNDRENMIMVPIKASAGYASNVQDTDWYNELPAFNIPLPQYKEGSYRAFQVKGDSMLPVLQPQEWVMGKAVESVRMANDNRIHVVVTAESVLVKKLRKSESPEAINLISLNREYPVIEQPVVEIKELWEVNSKLSFDLDVHEGEEAMISLKQGLDSLRQEIQSIKKGTS; encoded by the coding sequence ATGGCACAAGAGATTTCAACAGAGGCAAAGCGGTTCAAACAGGTACGAGAGGACTTGGGAAAAACACAAAGTGAGTTTGCAGACTTGCTCGATGCAGGTAGCACAACGGCAGATATTGAACGAGGTAAAAAGAAAATTACCGGCAAGATCGTGACGGAATTATTGCGACAGTTTAATGTGAATCCTTTATGGTTGTACGGGAATAGTTATAATAAGTATCTAGAAACAAGTACCAGTACAGCGCCTAAAATTATTACCATGGACACTAATGATCGTGAAAATATGATCATGGTTCCTATAAAAGCCAGCGCTGGATATGCGAGCAATGTACAAGATACCGATTGGTATAACGAGTTGCCCGCCTTTAATATACCGTTGCCACAATATAAAGAAGGTAGTTACAGAGCTTTTCAAGTAAAAGGTGATAGTATGTTACCTGTCTTGCAGCCTCAAGAATGGGTTATGGGAAAAGCTGTAGAAAGTGTGCGCATGGCAAATGATAATCGCATTCATGTTGTAGTTACTGCAGAGAGTGTTCTCGTTAAAAAATTACGCAAATCAGAATCTCCAGAAGCGATAAATTTAATTTCGCTCAATCGAGAGTATCCTGTAATTGAGCAGCCAGTTGTCGAAATCAAAGAATTGTGGGAAGTGAATTCTAAATTAAGCTTTGACCTTGATGTTCATGAAGGAGAAGAAGCAATGATTTCTCTTAAGCAAGGATTAGATAGTTTACGTCAGGAAATCCAGAGCATAAAAAAAGGAACTTCTTAA
- a CDS encoding endonuclease domain-containing protein, whose amino-acid sequence MKKEEIDYLKIEGMFAGATAEVRKFAIQLRANTTESENKLWDYLKTKPNGLKFRRQHPFNLYILDFYCHKLRLAIEIDGGYHFTRLQQEKDRDRTLEISKYKVDVIRFTDIEVIDDYPNVIDKIDSVIKERLKTSNL is encoded by the coding sequence ATGAAAAAAGAAGAAATCGATTATCTGAAAATTGAAGGGATGTTTGCTGGAGCAACTGCTGAAGTTAGAAAATTTGCGATACAACTACGAGCAAATACTACCGAGTCTGAAAATAAACTATGGGATTATTTAAAGACAAAACCAAATGGTTTAAAATTCAGGAGGCAGCATCCTTTTAACTTATATATACTTGATTTTTATTGTCATAAATTAAGGTTAGCAATAGAAATTGACGGCGGCTATCACTTTACAAGACTACAACAAGAAAAGGATAGAGATAGAACTCTAGAAATTTCAAAGTATAAAGTTGACGTAATCCGATTCACAGATATTGAAGTTATAGATGATTATCCAAATGTCATCGATAAGATCGACTCCGTTATAAAGGAAAGGCTGAAAACTTCCAACCTTTAA
- the dinB gene encoding DNA polymerase IV, producing MNDKHIMHLDLDTFYVSVERKIDSRLKARPLLVGGTSDRGVVAACSYETRGYGVHSGMSMKLARQLCPEAVVIRGNAGTYSKHSDEVTEIIKEQTPLFEKSSIDEFYADLTGMDRFYGCYKFATEMRNKIIKETGLPISFGLSINKVVSKIATGEAKPNNQLLIDYGTEKSFLAPLSIKKIPQVGDKTYQTLRHLGIKKIHTVQEMPQEMMINVLGKNGSLIWQRAQGVDNRPVVAFNERKSISTERTFDKDTIDIKKLKSILIAMTENLAYQLRRGDKLTACINVKIRYSDFNTYSKQMRIPYCSADHILIPRILELFDKLFQRRLLIRLIGIRFSHIVSGNYQINLFDDSEQAINLYNALDKIREKYGDRTVVRAAGMEAKTIGRMHNPFNGLPPVVLAHRKQ from the coding sequence ATGAACGATAAACACATCATGCACCTGGACCTCGATACTTTCTACGTTTCTGTAGAAAGGAAGATCGACTCACGACTTAAAGCTAGACCACTTCTTGTAGGTGGAACTAGTGACCGTGGTGTCGTAGCGGCTTGTAGTTATGAGACGCGTGGTTATGGTGTGCATAGCGGCATGTCTATGAAATTGGCCCGTCAGTTATGTCCAGAAGCGGTTGTAATACGTGGAAACGCAGGAACCTATTCAAAACATTCTGATGAGGTAACTGAGATCATTAAAGAGCAAACTCCATTATTTGAAAAATCTAGTATCGACGAGTTCTATGCAGATCTTACAGGAATGGACCGCTTTTATGGCTGCTATAAGTTTGCTACAGAGATGCGCAACAAGATTATCAAAGAAACAGGACTTCCTATTTCCTTCGGCCTTTCTATTAATAAAGTAGTTTCTAAAATTGCTACTGGCGAGGCAAAGCCTAATAATCAATTACTTATCGATTATGGGACTGAAAAAAGTTTTCTCGCACCACTTTCTATCAAGAAGATTCCGCAAGTAGGTGATAAGACCTATCAAACTTTAAGGCATCTAGGAATTAAAAAAATTCATACCGTTCAAGAAATGCCGCAAGAAATGATGATAAACGTTTTAGGTAAAAACGGCTCTTTGATATGGCAGCGTGCGCAAGGTGTAGATAATCGTCCTGTCGTGGCTTTTAATGAACGCAAGTCTATATCTACTGAGCGAACTTTTGATAAAGACACCATAGATATAAAAAAGTTAAAGTCTATTCTCATTGCAATGACTGAAAATCTTGCGTATCAATTGAGACGTGGTGATAAACTTACTGCATGTATTAATGTAAAAATACGTTACTCAGATTTTAATACCTACAGCAAGCAAATGCGCATTCCTTACTGCAGTGCAGATCATATTTTGATTCCGCGTATTCTGGAGTTATTTGACAAACTTTTTCAACGCAGATTATTGATACGATTGATAGGAATCAGGTTTTCACATATTGTTAGTGGTAATTACCAGATCAACCTTTTTGACGATAGCGAGCAAGCCATAAATTTATATAATGCATTAGATAAAATAAGAGAGAAGTATGGAGATAGAACCGTCGTTAGAGCAGCCGGAATGGAAGCAAAAACCATAGGTAGAATGCATAATCCTTTTAACGGTTTGCCACCTGTCGTGCTAGCGCATCGCAAACAGTGA
- a CDS encoding DUF2461 domain-containing protein — translation MSFYKLYDFLRDLQKNNNKEWMDENRKRYHEVRDWYIDWLNQLDIELGKVDPDYISTDGRKAINRINNNLMFHPEKPIYKDHFGAGMDLNENGKQGDFYIHLGTEESFIAGGFYKPKKELLDSIRDAIDYNGEEYKKILNKKSFKETFDVIDDGDSLKTAPKGYSQDHKHIELLRMKTFAVQHDVTQKEVTQEDFMQRCVDVYKEMIPFRAYLNKAVTV, via the coding sequence ATGAGCTTCTATAAACTTTATGATTTCTTAAGAGACTTGCAAAAAAACAACAACAAAGAATGGATGGACGAGAACCGAAAGCGTTATCATGAAGTGCGCGATTGGTACATCGACTGGTTGAATCAGCTGGATATTGAATTAGGAAAAGTTGATCCAGATTATATATCTACTGATGGTAGAAAAGCGATCAATCGGATCAATAATAATTTGATGTTTCATCCAGAGAAGCCGATTTATAAGGATCATTTTGGCGCTGGAATGGATCTCAACGAAAATGGTAAACAAGGCGATTTTTATATTCATTTAGGAACAGAAGAATCCTTCATCGCTGGCGGATTCTACAAACCTAAAAAGGAATTACTCGACTCTATACGCGATGCGATCGATTACAATGGAGAGGAATATAAAAAGATCCTCAATAAAAAATCCTTTAAAGAAACCTTTGACGTAATCGATGATGGCGATTCCTTAAAAACGGCTCCTAAGGGCTATTCTCAAGATCACAAACATATAGAGTTGTTGCGCATGAAAACATTTGCCGTGCAACATGATGTAACGCAAAAAGAAGTAACACAAGAAGATTTTATGCAACGTTGTGTAGATGTTTATAAAGAAATGATTCCTTTCAGAGCTTATTTAAATAAAGCGGTTACGGTATAG
- a CDS encoding type II toxin-antitoxin system ParD family antitoxin has translation MNISFTEKQEKYIKDLVKSGDYKNASEVVREALRAHSEEYDRKLAWLKAEIQKGIDAPATEFSMKEFLERKLSEKASA, from the coding sequence ATGAACATTTCCTTTACAGAAAAGCAAGAAAAATACATCAAAGACTTAGTAAAATCTGGCGATTATAAAAATGCTAGTGAGGTAGTGAGGGAAGCGTTGCGTGCACATTCTGAAGAATATGATAGAAAATTAGCTTGGTTAAAAGCTGAAATTCAAAAGGGGATTGATGCGCCTGCCACGGAATTTTCAATGAAAGAATTTTTAGAGCGCAAACTATCTGAAAAAGCTAGTGCGTAA
- a CDS encoding DegT/DnrJ/EryC1/StrS family aminotransferase produces MRKIQMVDLQGQYEGIKDRVNTGLQEVIESAAFINGPEVHAFQKELEDYLGVKHVIPCANGTDALQIAMMGLGLQPCDEVITADFTFAATVEVIALLNLTPVLVDVNPYNFNIDTEAIKKAITPKTKAIVPVHLFGQTANMDEIMAIAKEHDLYVIEDNAQGIGSNYMHSDGSKSKTGTIGNVGTTSFFPSKNLGAYGDGGAIFTNDDELAHIIRGVVNHGMYERYHHDVVGVNSRLDAMQAVVLRAKLPHLNDYNNARRDAARKYTAAFAQEEKIITPIVCDNCDCHVFHQYTLVIKDADRDGLVKHLQTNNIPCGVYYPIPLHKQKAYLDDRYKEENFAVTNQLVKECISLPMHTELDDEQIKFITDCVKEFLNS; encoded by the coding sequence ATGCGTAAAATACAGATGGTTGACCTTCAAGGTCAGTACGAAGGAATAAAGGATCGAGTAAATACTGGTCTTCAAGAAGTAATAGAATCGGCAGCTTTTATAAATGGACCTGAAGTTCATGCTTTTCAAAAAGAGCTGGAAGATTATCTAGGTGTAAAACATGTGATCCCATGTGCCAATGGAACTGATGCGCTTCAAATCGCAATGATGGGACTAGGTTTACAACCTTGTGACGAAGTCATTACTGCCGACTTTACTTTTGCCGCAACCGTGGAAGTGATTGCGCTTTTGAATTTGACACCAGTTCTTGTAGATGTAAATCCTTATAACTTCAACATAGATACTGAAGCTATTAAAAAGGCGATTACACCTAAAACTAAGGCGATTGTACCGGTTCATTTATTTGGCCAGACGGCAAATATGGACGAGATCATGGCCATTGCTAAAGAGCATGATCTTTATGTGATAGAAGACAATGCACAAGGAATAGGTTCTAATTATATGCATAGCGACGGTTCTAAGTCTAAAACTGGAACGATAGGAAACGTAGGAACCACTTCTTTTTTTCCTTCTAAGAATTTAGGAGCTTATGGAGATGGTGGCGCGATTTTTACAAATGACGATGAGCTGGCACATATTATACGTGGTGTGGTAAATCACGGTATGTACGAGCGTTACCACCACGATGTAGTAGGTGTCAATTCTAGACTGGACGCTATGCAAGCCGTAGTGTTGAGAGCAAAATTACCTCATCTTAACGACTATAATAATGCACGTAGAGATGCAGCGCGCAAATACACCGCTGCTTTTGCACAGGAGGAAAAGATCATCACACCTATAGTTTGTGACAATTGTGACTGTCACGTATTTCATCAATATACGTTAGTGATTAAAGATGCAGATCGTGACGGACTGGTAAAACACTTGCAAACAAATAACATTCCTTGTGGTGTGTATTACCCAATACCACTACACAAACAAAAGGCCTATCTAGACGATCGCTATAAAGAAGAGAACTTTGCTGTGACTAATCAGCTGGTAAAAGAATGTATTTCTTTACCTATGCATACCGAGCTCGATGACGAGCAAATTAAATTTATTACCGATTGTGTCAAGGAGTTTTTGAATAGTTAA
- a CDS encoding SH3 domain-containing protein, whose translation MKANLNILLVVVFLCSAFVPQQVRHKLPVGKAQLKPNTCYFINAENGLNLREGPSVNHKIIDKFTYGAQVKVIENVPSVGKTFVMDDGKKVYGSWVRVEPTFNYNYYSKTKLYLFDAYLSKHLTTIPSQSLHNFVELYDSAAHDDYTPKTGVSSRREMDRGCDVRYEYNPAAKEALKDIIQFEVVNKEDYIHQKIIGNYEIDTTWQPKKFKLENEYRPVEWEQYYLPLNKGKDSVLIKDHLGEWASKTEYFGQIDELDSYLISGFVEDAEVILVNRTTGKKSVLSSGFPSISPNGEYLIAEYHNGFDNTTYFSLGEFDEEAMPQGYFISFSSWITAGDFFWIAENEFIMGVLPMDSIFRNPASSSMSKAIYLKGTIQF comes from the coding sequence ATGAAAGCAAATTTGAATATTCTTTTAGTAGTGGTTTTTTTGTGTTCCGCTTTTGTACCGCAACAAGTGCGGCATAAACTTCCCGTTGGGAAAGCGCAATTAAAACCAAACACCTGCTATTTTATAAATGCTGAAAATGGCTTAAATCTTAGAGAAGGACCAAGTGTGAATCATAAGATTATTGATAAATTCACCTATGGTGCTCAAGTGAAGGTTATTGAAAATGTTCCATCTGTTGGGAAGACTTTTGTAATGGATGATGGTAAAAAAGTATACGGAAGTTGGGTGCGTGTAGAACCTACTTTTAATTATAATTACTATAGTAAAACAAAACTATATCTTTTTGATGCGTATTTGAGCAAGCACCTGACTACAATTCCATCGCAAAGTCTTCATAATTTTGTAGAGCTTTATGATAGCGCCGCTCATGATGATTATACACCTAAGACTGGTGTTTCTTCAAGAAGAGAAATGGATCGTGGTTGTGATGTACGTTATGAATACAATCCAGCAGCAAAGGAAGCACTCAAAGATATTATTCAGTTTGAGGTAGTGAATAAAGAAGATTATATCCATCAAAAAATTATAGGTAATTATGAGATTGACACTACATGGCAGCCCAAAAAATTTAAGTTAGAAAACGAATACCGACCTGTAGAATGGGAACAATATTATTTACCTCTCAATAAAGGTAAGGATTCTGTTTTGATAAAAGACCATTTAGGAGAATGGGCTTCAAAAACAGAATATTTCGGTCAGATAGATGAGTTAGACAGTTATTTGATTTCTGGTTTTGTAGAAGATGCAGAGGTCATTCTGGTAAATCGTACTACAGGCAAAAAGTCTGTTTTATCAAGTGGATTTCCTTCTATTTCTCCTAATGGCGAATACTTGATTGCCGAATATCATAATGGTTTTGATAATACTACCTATTTCAGTTTAGGAGAATTTGATGAAGAAGCAATGCCACAAGGTTATTTCATCAGTTTTTCCAGTTGGATTACTGCTGGCGATTTCTTTTGGATTGCAGAGAATGAATTCATTATGGGCGTTTTACCTATGGATAGTATCTTTAGAAACCCTGCCTCCAGTAGTATGTCTAAAGCTATATACTTGAAAGGAACGATTCAGTTTTAA
- a CDS encoding peptidase associated/transthyretin-like domain-containing protein translates to MKNLFWISLLLFNVQLGKSQDITIKDTETKEAIAFATISFGNGKGTFADDEGSFRFSKKLYQDVDSLFFSSIGYADLGVAVSDLKPEVFLSQEADELDTVILTAELTGKYKNRKKKEIGHDNYFDCWLPTVESEIAVRFDRYDGEPTQITQLKLPVVLEESQKSRKGKLRKFSTMFRVSFYDVQEDGSPERRSLYPSKTFIIDQTSEETYELDIEELKINIPQNGIFASIQVLGYTDPQGKLIKAKKYREIKTRSGVEKVSTTYRPLLPFTAEIEGKNTWVRRIFFNNKTWQLFDLSYNPNSKLVRSGNNDYGMGAEFKVYYRD, encoded by the coding sequence ATGAAGAACTTATTCTGGATTAGTCTACTACTTTTTAATGTTCAATTAGGAAAAAGTCAAGACATTACCATAAAAGATACAGAAACTAAAGAAGCAATTGCCTTTGCGACTATAAGTTTTGGTAACGGTAAAGGAACTTTTGCAGACGATGAAGGAAGTTTTCGGTTTTCAAAGAAATTGTATCAAGATGTAGATTCTTTATTTTTTTCCAGCATCGGTTATGCAGATTTAGGCGTTGCGGTTTCTGATTTGAAGCCAGAAGTATTTCTATCTCAAGAAGCAGACGAATTAGATACCGTTATTTTAACTGCTGAACTCACAGGGAAATATAAAAACAGAAAGAAAAAAGAAATAGGTCACGATAATTATTTTGATTGCTGGCTACCAACGGTAGAAAGTGAGATAGCTGTAAGATTTGATCGTTACGATGGTGAACCTACACAAATTACACAATTGAAATTACCTGTAGTTCTCGAAGAAAGTCAGAAAAGCAGAAAGGGAAAACTACGTAAGTTTTCTACTATGTTTAGAGTTTCATTTTATGATGTACAAGAAGATGGCAGTCCAGAACGCAGATCGCTCTATCCTTCAAAAACATTTATTATTGATCAAACGAGTGAAGAAACCTATGAACTAGATATAGAAGAACTTAAAATCAACATTCCACAAAATGGAATCTTTGCTTCCATACAAGTTCTCGGTTATACAGATCCTCAGGGAAAGTTGATCAAAGCCAAAAAATACCGAGAAATAAAAACCAGATCTGGCGTGGAGAAAGTATCTACCACTTACCGACCTTTACTACCATTTACTGCAGAAATAGAAGGTAAAAACACTTGGGTACGACGTATTTTCTTCAATAATAAGACTTGGCAATTATTTGATTTGAGCTACAATCCTAATAGCAAACTAGTACGATCAGGAAATAACGATTATGGAATGGGCGCAGAATTTAAGGTTTATTATAGGGATTAA
- a CDS encoding SOS response-associated peptidase, which yields MCGRATIITPAVELEKRFNAAFAKGAVLQENVNISAGNKIPVITSAQPNHIQMFILGYTPHWAHKQTYMINARSEGSLNPENSTTYKGAMGIFNKPMFRHAIKSQRCLVLVDAFIEGPKQEKLNKPYLVYPNRDRGPFALAGIHDTWQHPLTGELHHTVAIITSAANRLTERIEHHRAPVVLSRADEEKWLNPDISVQELTRMMQPFDSKGFNAYPISQKIKKPEANGLELLKPTGDKLFKDYDRCLYERLKFAEEDEYVIREERLVEGDQFVLF from the coding sequence ATGTGTGGAAGAGCAACGATAATTACACCAGCGGTAGAGTTAGAAAAGCGTTTTAATGCCGCTTTCGCGAAAGGTGCCGTACTTCAAGAAAACGTGAATATCAGTGCTGGTAATAAAATACCAGTCATCACGAGTGCACAACCTAATCATATACAAATGTTTATTTTGGGTTATACACCTCACTGGGCACACAAACAGACGTATATGATTAATGCACGTAGTGAAGGAAGTTTGAATCCAGAAAATAGTACTACATATAAAGGAGCAATGGGTATTTTTAATAAACCTATGTTTCGTCATGCGATTAAATCGCAACGTTGTCTTGTTCTTGTAGACGCCTTTATAGAAGGTCCAAAGCAAGAAAAGCTCAACAAGCCTTACCTCGTTTATCCTAATCGTGATCGTGGTCCTTTTGCTCTTGCTGGAATTCACGATACCTGGCAGCATCCATTAACAGGAGAATTACATCATACAGTAGCTATTATTACTAGTGCCGCAAATAGATTGACAGAAAGAATTGAACACCACAGAGCACCTGTAGTATTGAGTAGAGCAGATGAAGAAAAATGGCTCAATCCAGATATTTCTGTACAAGAGCTCACTAGAATGATGCAGCCTTTTGACTCTAAAGGATTCAATGCGTATCCTATCTCTCAAAAAATCAAAAAGCCAGAGGCAAACGGATTAGAGCTTTTAAAACCTACTGGTGATAAACTATTCAAAGATTATGATCGCTGTCTTTATGAAAGACTCAAGTTTGCCGAGGAAGATGAATATGTGATTAGAGAAGAGCGTCTGGTAGAAGGAGATCAATTTGTTTTATTTTAA
- a CDS encoding type II toxin-antitoxin system RelE/ParE family toxin — protein sequence MGYIVSEVAQWDINEIYEFSIQEFGLERTILYLMEMEDVFKSIERHHNMGTLRKHIAKNLYAFPYQSHMIFYHIQNDDLIIITRILHGSRDIPNHLTK from the coding sequence ATGGGTTACATTGTTTCAGAAGTTGCCCAGTGGGATATTAATGAAATCTATGAATTTTCCATTCAAGAATTTGGGCTGGAAAGAACTATTCTATATTTAATGGAGATGGAGGACGTTTTCAAATCTATCGAACGGCATCATAATATGGGAACATTACGAAAGCATATTGCAAAAAACCTATATGCTTTTCCGTATCAATCGCATATGATATTCTACCATATACAAAATGATGATCTCATCATAATCACTAGAATCCTCCACGGCAGCAGAGATATTCCAAACCACTTGACAAAATAG
- a CDS encoding 3-deoxy-D-manno-octulosonic acid transferase encodes MEKLYDVFIAFAKACLPLAGAFNKKLKLGAQGRERTWDILDQKVKSSMPKIWVHAASLGEFEQVVPVLEKINRDEYQVVLTFFSPSGYENKKNTPLADVVCYLPIDAVSNVNKFIATVEPSLAIMVKYEFWPNYLNALKEIDCKTILVSGVFRDKMSFNKWYGKWMVQALESFDHFFLQNESSLTNLKKLGFTNASVSGDTRFDRASQLIERDNSVSLLDEFVNEKKCLVIGSSWAEDISIMKNWLKENDKTNKYKVIIAPHEVHDQAIESLSKSLQYEMVKWSDLKENTSTAFTKKSTLVIDTIGLLTKAYSYADFAYVGGAMGTKGLHNILEAATYGVPVIIGKNYSKFPEASKLEDLGGLFSVKNPAEFESITNKLFEDDHFRDKTGMICGHWINSNTGATREIVTYLKSINEELILD; translated from the coding sequence TTGGAGAAGTTGTATGATGTTTTTATCGCTTTCGCGAAAGCGTGCCTACCACTAGCTGGAGCTTTTAATAAAAAGCTGAAACTCGGAGCACAAGGTCGAGAACGTACTTGGGATATTCTGGACCAGAAAGTGAAATCTTCCATGCCTAAAATATGGGTGCACGCAGCAAGTCTGGGCGAGTTTGAACAAGTAGTGCCAGTTCTAGAAAAAATTAATCGGGATGAATATCAAGTGGTACTTACTTTTTTCTCACCTAGCGGTTATGAAAACAAAAAAAATACTCCTCTAGCAGATGTAGTTTGCTATCTACCGATAGATGCCGTAAGTAATGTCAATAAATTTATAGCAACGGTAGAACCTTCGCTAGCTATTATGGTGAAGTACGAGTTCTGGCCTAATTATCTTAATGCGCTCAAGGAAATAGATTGTAAAACCATTCTAGTGAGCGGTGTTTTTAGAGATAAAATGTCTTTTAACAAATGGTATGGCAAGTGGATGGTGCAAGCGCTAGAGTCTTTTGACCACTTTTTTCTTCAAAATGAATCTTCATTAACCAATCTTAAAAAATTAGGTTTTACTAATGCAAGCGTCAGTGGCGATACCAGATTTGATCGTGCCAGTCAACTCATAGAAAGAGATAATTCGGTGAGTTTATTAGACGAATTTGTAAACGAAAAAAAATGTCTTGTAATAGGAAGTTCCTGGGCAGAAGATATTTCTATCATGAAAAACTGGTTGAAAGAAAATGACAAAACAAACAAGTATAAGGTCATTATTGCTCCACATGAAGTGCACGATCAAGCTATTGAGAGCCTTTCTAAATCACTTCAGTATGAGATGGTAAAATGGAGTGATTTAAAAGAAAACACTTCAACAGCTTTTACAAAAAAATCAACTTTAGTCATCGACACAATAGGTCTATTAACTAAAGCCTACAGCTATGCAGATTTTGCTTATGTAGGTGGCGCAATGGGAACAAAAGGCTTGCACAATATTTTAGAAGCAGCAACTTACGGCGTTCCTGTTATTATAGGCAAGAATTACTCAAAATTTCCTGAAGCCAGTAAGCTAGAAGATCTTGGTGGATTATTTTCAGTGAAAAATCCTGCTGAATTTGAATCCATCACAAACAAATTATTTGAAGATGATCACTTTAGAGATAAAACTGGAATGATTTGTGGTCACTGGATCAATAGCAATACCGGCGCAACACGCGAGATTGTAACATATTTAAAATCAATTAATGAAGAACTTATTCTGGATTAG
- a CDS encoding metal-dependent hydrolase family protein yields MKLQFTLLLVLSLAFAKAQTTYIHAGHLLDTEKGKWMEQMTVTIENGEVQSVENGYRTIPSDADYYDLKDKWVMPGFTDMHVHMETEYNPHAYVQKYVDDPADVAYDSVKYAEITLLSGFTTVRDLGGSGINISLRDAINKGKVPGPRIFTAGKSIATTGGHADPTNGSNQKLMGDPGPREGVANSPAEGREAVRHRYKNGADCIKITATGGVLSVAKNGSNPQFTVAEIKAITETANDYGFHVAAHAHGDEGMYRAVEGGVNTIEHGTYMSERTMELMIKKNCYLVPTITAGKEVAQKAEVEGFYPEIVVPKARTVGPQIQGTFARAYKKGVPIVFGTDAGVFAHGQNAKEFGFMNEAGMPVMETLQSATITPAKILKLENKIGQVKKGFYADIIAVSENPEKNVTVLEKMDFVMKDGVVYKR; encoded by the coding sequence ATGAAACTGCAATTTACATTATTACTTGTTTTAAGTCTCGCTTTCGCGAAAGCGCAAACCACATACATACACGCAGGTCACCTTCTAGATACCGAAAAAGGAAAATGGATGGAACAAATGACCGTTACCATTGAGAACGGAGAAGTTCAAAGTGTAGAAAATGGATATAGAACTATTCCATCTGATGCAGATTATTATGACCTAAAAGATAAATGGGTCATGCCAGGTTTTACGGATATGCACGTTCACATGGAAACAGAATACAATCCGCATGCTTATGTGCAAAAATATGTGGATGATCCAGCAGATGTTGCTTATGATTCTGTAAAATATGCTGAGATCACATTGCTATCTGGTTTTACCACCGTTAGAGATTTGGGCGGTAGCGGAATTAATATTTCGCTACGCGATGCTATTAACAAAGGAAAAGTACCTGGCCCAAGAATTTTCACAGCTGGAAAGTCCATCGCAACAACCGGCGGTCATGCCGATCCTACAAATGGTTCTAATCAAAAATTAATGGGCGATCCAGGACCAAGAGAAGGCGTGGCAAATAGCCCAGCAGAAGGAAGAGAAGCCGTAAGACATCGTTATAAAAATGGTGCAGACTGTATTAAAATCACCGCGACTGGTGGCGTACTGAGTGTTGCAAAAAATGGGAGCAATCCGCAATTTACTGTTGCAGAGATTAAAGCGATTACAGAAACAGCAAATGATTATGGTTTTCATGTGGCAGCACATGCTCATGGAGATGAAGGAATGTACCGTGCTGTAGAAGGTGGCGTTAATACCATTGAACATGGTACTTATATGAGTGAACGTACTATGGAATTAATGATAAAGAAAAATTGCTATCTCGTTCCTACGATCACCGCAGGAAAAGAAGTAGCACAAAAAGCCGAAGTTGAAGGGTTTTACCCAGAAATTGTAGTTCCTAAAGCGAGAACTGTAGGACCGCAAATCCAAGGAACATTTGCAAGAGCTTATAAAAAAGGAGTACCTATTGTTTTTGGAACTGACGCAGGTGTTTTTGCTCACGGGCAGAATGCAAAAGAATTTGGTTTTATGAACGAAGCTGGAATGCCAGTTATGGAAACCTTGCAAAGTGCCACCATCACACCAGCAAAAATCTTAAAACTAGAAAATAAAATAGGTCAAGTAAAAAAAGGCTTTTATGCAGATATTATTGCTGTATCAGAGAATCCAGAAAAGAATGTGACTGTTCTAGAAAAAATGGATTTTGTTATGAAGGATGGAGTGGTTTATAAGAGGTGA